In Micromonospora sp. LH3U1, one genomic interval encodes:
- a CDS encoding low temperature requirement protein A, which yields MSEDRGTPLVRGEATLQRATFLELFLDLVFVFALTRISERVIDDFTDGQRGVLAGLGQTLLLFLALWAVWSLTVWSTSWLDPEAPIVQAVIVMTTVGAMTMAVAVPDGFGARASLFAITYVCLQIGRVLYFHIAGHGRPDPNQTYRVLVWFGLSAPLWIVGGLVDDGTIRGPLWTIAVLIDYTGLFLGWPTPRIGAQRIGGRAIAAEHLAERYQQFLLIAIGEAIFVIGLAFSGGEFDTDRTGGFVLALATTVLLWRIYFHLAGRLLDAAISRSRDAARLATEMAFAHLVMIAGIVLTGVGCELFITEPLGHVPAAWLIAILGGPMLFLAGRSALEYQVFARVSRSRIAGMLVLGLLAPVALHLDPLTAGTAAAVVLLGVAGADARRSRRHPPETPAPPS from the coding sequence ATGAGCGAGGACCGCGGCACGCCGCTGGTGCGCGGCGAGGCCACTCTCCAGCGGGCGACCTTTCTGGAGCTCTTTCTCGACCTGGTCTTCGTCTTCGCCCTCACCCGGATCTCCGAGCGGGTGATCGACGACTTCACCGACGGCCAGCGAGGCGTGCTCGCGGGTCTCGGTCAGACCCTCCTGTTGTTCCTGGCCTTGTGGGCCGTCTGGTCGTTGACCGTCTGGTCGACAAGTTGGCTGGACCCGGAGGCGCCGATAGTCCAGGCCGTCATCGTCATGACGACGGTCGGCGCCATGACGATGGCCGTCGCGGTGCCCGACGGCTTCGGCGCACGGGCCTCCCTCTTCGCCATCACCTACGTGTGCCTCCAGATCGGCCGCGTGCTCTACTTCCACATCGCCGGGCACGGCCGACCCGATCCGAACCAGACCTACCGGGTCCTGGTCTGGTTCGGTCTGAGCGCGCCGCTCTGGATCGTCGGTGGTCTGGTCGACGACGGTACGATCCGCGGGCCACTCTGGACCATCGCCGTGCTGATCGACTACACCGGGCTGTTCCTCGGATGGCCGACCCCCCGCATCGGCGCGCAACGGATCGGCGGCCGGGCCATCGCGGCAGAGCACCTGGCCGAGCGGTACCAACAGTTCCTCCTCATCGCGATCGGTGAGGCGATCTTCGTCATCGGGTTGGCGTTCAGCGGTGGCGAATTCGACACCGACCGGACGGGCGGCTTCGTCCTCGCACTGGCGACCACCGTCCTGCTCTGGCGGATCTACTTCCACCTCGCGGGACGGTTGCTGGATGCTGCCATCAGCCGCTCCCGCGACGCCGCCCGGCTCGCGACCGAGATGGCGTTCGCCCACCTGGTGATGATCGCGGGGATCGTACTGACCGGCGTCGGCTGCGAACTGTTCATCACCGAGCCGCTCGGGCACGTCCCGGCGGCCTGGCTCATCGCCATCCTCGGCGGTCCCATGCTCTTCCTCGCCGGACGATCGGCCCTCGAATACCAGGTCTTCGCCAGGGTTTCCCGATCCCGGATAGCTGGCATGCTGGTCCTCGGCCTGCTGGCGCCGGTGGCACTTCACCTCGATCCGCTCACCGCGGGCACCGCCGCAGCCGTGGTGCTGCTCGGCGTCGCTGGCGCGGACGCGCGACGGTCACGTCGGCACCCACCGGAGACACCCGCGCCGCCGTCCTAG
- a CDS encoding carbohydrate ABC transporter permease, producing the protein MATGTATTTRAKLRWGLLDVLVVVFALVPVLWIASLSFKTPATLTDGNFIPREWTLDNYKTIFDTDQFVRALVNSIGIALIATLIAVVLGAMAAYAISRLDFPGKRLLVGVSLLIAMFPQVSLVSPLFEIERQLGLFDTWPGLILPYITFALPLAIYTLSAFFKQIPWDLEKAAKMDGATQGQAFRRVIAPLAAPGLFTTAILVFIFCWNDFLFAITLTSTERARTVPVALSFFTGESQFEDPTGAICAAAVVITVPIILFVLFFQRRIVSGLTSGAVKG; encoded by the coding sequence ATGGCCACCGGTACCGCAACCACCACCCGCGCCAAGCTGCGCTGGGGTCTGCTGGACGTCCTCGTGGTCGTCTTCGCGCTCGTCCCGGTGCTGTGGATCGCGTCGCTGTCGTTCAAGACACCGGCCACCCTCACCGACGGGAACTTCATCCCCCGGGAGTGGACGCTGGACAACTACAAGACGATCTTCGACACCGACCAGTTCGTCCGGGCGCTGGTCAACTCCATCGGCATCGCGCTGATCGCCACACTGATCGCGGTGGTGCTCGGCGCGATGGCCGCGTACGCGATCAGCCGGCTGGACTTCCCCGGAAAGCGACTGCTGGTCGGCGTCTCCCTGCTGATCGCCATGTTCCCGCAGGTGTCACTGGTGTCGCCGCTGTTCGAGATCGAGCGTCAGCTCGGCCTCTTCGACACCTGGCCCGGGCTGATCCTGCCGTACATCACCTTCGCGTTGCCGCTGGCGATCTACACGCTGTCGGCGTTCTTCAAGCAGATCCCCTGGGACCTGGAGAAGGCGGCGAAGATGGACGGCGCCACCCAGGGTCAGGCGTTCCGTCGGGTGATCGCTCCGCTGGCCGCGCCCGGGTTGTTCACCACGGCGATCCTGGTCTTCATCTTCTGCTGGAACGACTTCCTCTTCGCCATCACGCTGACCTCCACCGAACGCGCCCGTACGGTGCCGGTCGCCTTGTCGTTCTTCACCGGCGAGTCGCAGTTCGAGGACCCCACCGGGGCGATCTGCGCCGCCGCAGTGGTGATCACCGTTCCGATCATCCTGTTCGTCCTCTTCTTCCAGCGCCGGATCGTGTCCGGTCTGACCTCCGGCGCAGTCAAGGGATAG
- a CDS encoding DoxX family protein — protein MNLALWIAAGLLAAVALAGGITKTFVPKEKLAGATGGGWTADASVGFVKTLGVLELLAAVGLILPAVLDIAPVLVPVTAICWVLLMVGAIITHLRHGEAKFIVLNLAYLALAAVVAWGRLGPEPFTG, from the coding sequence ATGAACCTGGCTCTGTGGATCGCGGCCGGACTGTTGGCCGCAGTGGCCCTGGCCGGCGGCATCACCAAGACGTTCGTACCCAAGGAGAAACTGGCCGGAGCCACCGGCGGAGGATGGACCGCGGACGCCAGCGTCGGCTTCGTCAAGACCCTCGGAGTCCTCGAACTCCTGGCGGCGGTCGGCCTGATCCTGCCCGCCGTGCTCGACATCGCACCGGTGCTGGTGCCGGTGACCGCCATCTGTTGGGTCCTGCTGATGGTCGGCGCGATAATCACCCACCTCCGCCACGGCGAGGCGAAGTTCATCGTGCTGAACCTGGCCTACCTCGCTCTGGCCGCCGTCGTGGCCTGGGGCCGACTCGGACCCGAGCCCTTCACCGGTTGA
- a CDS encoding HAD family hydrolase encodes MTVSGTAQVLIFDADDTLWENNVVFERVIDDFLAWLEHPTLDRGALRAVLDDIERANTVAHGYGSKVFLRSLRECLERLRERPATDVERQDIDRLAVALVEHQVELMPGVAEALDELASRHELLLLTKGEREDQQRKLDACGVLHHFQAAHIVAEKNVDTYRWLVREHGFEPARAWMIGNSPKSDILPARAAGLNAVFIPNENTWVLEHDELDPTDQGVLRLAAFPDLLRHF; translated from the coding sequence ATGACAGTCAGTGGGACCGCGCAGGTGTTGATCTTCGACGCGGACGACACCCTGTGGGAGAACAATGTCGTCTTCGAGCGGGTGATCGATGACTTCCTGGCCTGGCTGGAGCACCCCACCCTGGACCGGGGCGCGCTGCGGGCCGTCCTCGACGACATCGAGCGGGCCAACACGGTGGCGCACGGCTACGGTAGCAAGGTCTTCCTGCGCAGCCTGCGGGAGTGCCTGGAGCGGCTGCGCGAGCGGCCGGCCACCGACGTCGAGCGTCAGGACATCGACCGGCTGGCCGTGGCACTGGTGGAACACCAGGTGGAGCTGATGCCCGGGGTGGCCGAGGCGCTCGACGAACTGGCCAGCCGGCACGAGCTGCTGCTGCTGACCAAGGGCGAGCGGGAGGATCAGCAGCGCAAGCTGGACGCCTGCGGCGTGCTGCACCACTTCCAGGCCGCGCACATCGTCGCGGAGAAGAACGTCGACACGTACCGGTGGCTGGTCCGGGAGCACGGCTTCGAGCCGGCCCGCGCGTGGATGATCGGAAATTCCCCGAAGTCCGACATCCTGCCGGCGCGGGCCGCCGGGCTGAACGCGGTGTTCATTCCGAACGAGAACACCTGGGTGTTGGAGCACGATGAGCTGGACCCGACCGACCAGGGTGTGCTGCGACTCGCCGCCTTCCCCGACCTGCTGCGGCACTTCTGA
- a CDS encoding carbohydrate ABC transporter permease produces MTRPAATATTEKTDGQRATVPTQRGGRRKPPLSENKKAERKLGLLLCAPAALVMVAVTAYPIIYSVWLSLQRFDLRFPDERKFIGLENYVTVLTNDFWWTAFGVTMLITVVTVAVELVLGMGLAIIMHRTLIGRGLVRTSALIPYGIVTVVAAFSWRYAWTPGTGYLANLFSDGAPLTERASSLAIIMLAEIWKTTPFMALLLMAGLALVPEDLLKAASTDGATAWQKFTKVMLPVMKPAILVALLFRTLDAFRVFDNIFVLTAGGNETSSVSMLAYNNLIRGLNLGIGSTMSVLIFITVAIIAFIFVKLFGTAAPGSDDGERR; encoded by the coding sequence GTGACCCGGCCCGCCGCCACTGCGACCACGGAGAAGACCGACGGCCAGCGCGCCACCGTGCCCACCCAACGCGGCGGGCGCCGTAAGCCGCCGCTGAGCGAGAACAAGAAGGCCGAACGCAAGCTCGGCCTGCTGCTCTGCGCGCCCGCCGCGCTGGTCATGGTCGCGGTGACCGCGTACCCGATCATCTACTCGGTCTGGCTGTCGTTGCAGCGCTTCGACCTGCGCTTCCCCGACGAGCGCAAGTTCATCGGGCTGGAGAACTACGTCACCGTGCTCACCAACGACTTCTGGTGGACCGCCTTCGGGGTGACCATGCTGATCACGGTGGTCACCGTGGCCGTCGAGCTGGTGCTCGGCATGGGCCTGGCGATCATCATGCACCGCACCCTGATCGGCCGCGGTCTGGTTCGGACGTCGGCGCTCATCCCGTACGGGATCGTCACCGTGGTCGCCGCGTTCTCCTGGCGGTACGCCTGGACGCCGGGCACCGGCTACCTGGCCAACCTGTTCAGCGACGGCGCACCGCTCACCGAGCGGGCCAGCTCACTGGCGATCATCATGCTCGCGGAGATCTGGAAGACCACCCCGTTCATGGCGCTGCTGCTGATGGCCGGGCTGGCGCTGGTGCCGGAGGACCTGCTCAAGGCCGCCTCCACCGACGGTGCGACCGCCTGGCAGAAGTTCACGAAGGTGATGCTGCCGGTGATGAAGCCGGCGATCCTCGTCGCGTTGCTGTTCCGCACCCTGGACGCGTTCCGGGTCTTCGACAACATCTTCGTGCTGACCGCCGGAGGCAACGAGACCTCGTCGGTGTCGATGCTCGCCTACAACAACCTGATCCGGGGTCTCAACCTCGGCATCGGCTCGACGATGTCGGTGCTGATCTTCATCACCGTGGCGATCATCGCCTTCATCTTCGTGAAGCTGTTCGGCACCGCTGCCCCGGGCAGCGACGACGGGGAGAGGCGCTGA
- a CDS encoding L,D-transpeptidase family protein: MKRRSLLLGAAAGLAAPAVLTPAVPALGASGSYAPAWGTAPVPRSRLALPLHNRASELTTLPAQTKQAIIVGASSYSTTYATLQAYVRVSDRHWQPASASLPARIGSKGFSDNHVEGVPTTPTGVYSIGPTIYGIAANPGVRYPYHRLVSGDWWNENPSSSRYNTFQHSSTNPGGASEALWQETPAYTHFAVITYNMPPNVPTPVPNAGSGIFLHQFSTTAGNATAGCVSLARNHLVDVLNWLDPALSPRIVLSPYDQLRRY; encoded by the coding sequence ATGAAGCGCAGATCCCTCTTGCTCGGCGCGGCGGCAGGCTTGGCCGCCCCGGCGGTGCTCACCCCGGCGGTGCCCGCGCTCGGCGCGAGCGGATCGTATGCGCCGGCCTGGGGCACGGCCCCGGTTCCCCGATCCCGGCTGGCCCTGCCGCTCCACAACCGGGCCAGTGAGTTGACCACCCTGCCGGCGCAGACGAAGCAGGCGATCATTGTCGGCGCCAGCAGTTACAGCACCACGTACGCCACCCTTCAGGCGTACGTGCGGGTCAGCGATCGCCACTGGCAGCCGGCCTCGGCGTCGTTGCCCGCCCGGATCGGCTCGAAGGGATTCAGCGACAACCACGTGGAGGGTGTGCCGACGACACCGACCGGTGTCTACTCGATCGGCCCCACCATCTACGGCATCGCCGCCAACCCGGGCGTGCGATATCCATACCACCGGCTCGTCAGCGGTGACTGGTGGAACGAGAACCCGTCGTCCTCGCGGTACAACACCTTCCAGCACAGCTCGACCAATCCGGGCGGGGCCAGCGAGGCACTGTGGCAGGAGACTCCCGCGTACACGCACTTCGCGGTGATCACCTACAACATGCCGCCGAACGTGCCGACGCCGGTGCCGAACGCGGGCAGCGGCATCTTCCTGCACCAGTTCAGCACCACCGCCGGCAACGCCACCGCCGGCTGTGTCTCCCTCGCCCGCAACCATCTTGTCGACGTGCTCAACTGGCTGGACCCGGCGCTCTCGCCGCGCATCGTGCTCAGCCCGTACGACCAGCTCCGCCGATACTGA
- a CDS encoding TetR/AcrR family transcriptional regulator has translation MSGPADEATTDDRRNLIVTVARELAEAEGWAGLSGRRLAERADVDVGDLYRHFADQEAVLAAVAVYGFADLAAALTAAHADNACPERAWAVMASAYLDFAYANPAVYDAMLALTPDLALGADGVPAAPRAVFAALRAALIPLAEGRDPDTLAEMGWSLLHGVVMLTRGGRLRPEAQEERETMIAERLLRWP, from the coding sequence GTGTCCGGACCTGCCGATGAGGCCACCACAGACGACCGGCGGAACCTCATCGTCACGGTCGCGCGCGAGTTGGCCGAGGCCGAGGGCTGGGCGGGACTGAGCGGTCGGCGGCTCGCCGAACGGGCTGACGTCGACGTCGGCGATCTCTACCGGCACTTCGCCGACCAGGAGGCGGTGCTGGCCGCCGTCGCGGTGTACGGCTTCGCCGACCTGGCCGCCGCGCTGACCGCCGCCCACGCCGACAACGCCTGCCCCGAGCGGGCCTGGGCGGTGATGGCGAGCGCGTACCTCGACTTCGCGTACGCCAATCCGGCGGTCTATGACGCGATGCTCGCGTTGACCCCGGACCTGGCACTCGGCGCGGACGGGGTGCCGGCGGCGCCCCGGGCCGTCTTCGCCGCATTGCGGGCGGCCCTGATCCCACTGGCCGAGGGGCGTGACCCGGACACCCTCGCCGAGATGGGCTGGAGCCTGCTGCACGGCGTGGTGATGCTCACCCGGGGTGGCCGTCTGCGGCCCGAGGCTCAGGAGGAACGCGAAACGATGATCGCGGAACGGCTGCTGCGGTGGCCGTGA
- a CDS encoding VOC family protein — protein MIARFKDLCLDAADPLALGAFWARMLEADVADAGDGDTRIDPRFARSDAESIWVNRVPEPRVGKTRVHLDLRLADAKPAALLAAGARLVREPDDEAGWWVLADPEGNEFCAFSAREGTTPGPFELVVDSADPIAQATWWAGVLGGTVEYGSTNASVVGASGFPWDYWVFDGVPEPKTVKNRMHWDVELVDPEPMALIAAGATLLREPLDKAHWWWVLADPEGNEFCAFAPRPTG, from the coding sequence ATGATCGCCCGATTCAAGGATCTCTGCCTGGACGCCGCCGACCCGCTCGCGTTGGGCGCCTTCTGGGCCCGGATGCTCGAGGCCGACGTGGCTGACGCCGGCGACGGCGACACCCGAATCGATCCCCGCTTCGCGCGCTCCGACGCCGAGTCGATCTGGGTGAACCGGGTGCCCGAGCCGCGTGTCGGCAAGACGCGCGTACACCTGGATCTGCGGTTGGCCGACGCGAAGCCGGCGGCGCTGCTCGCGGCCGGCGCCCGACTGGTCCGCGAACCGGACGACGAGGCCGGCTGGTGGGTGCTGGCCGACCCGGAGGGCAATGAGTTCTGCGCGTTCTCGGCCCGCGAGGGCACCACGCCGGGCCCGTTCGAGTTGGTCGTGGACTCGGCCGACCCGATTGCCCAGGCAACCTGGTGGGCCGGCGTGCTCGGCGGCACCGTCGAGTACGGGTCGACCAACGCGTCGGTGGTCGGCGCGTCCGGGTTCCCCTGGGACTACTGGGTCTTCGACGGGGTGCCCGAGCCCAAGACGGTCAAGAACCGCATGCACTGGGACGTCGAGCTGGTCGACCCGGAGCCGATGGCGCTGATCGCGGCCGGCGCGACGCTGCTGCGCGAACCGCTCGACAAGGCGCACTGGTGGTGGGTGCTGGCCGACCCCGAGGGCAACGAGTTCTGCGCCTTCGCACCGCGTCCCACCGGGTGA
- a CDS encoding TolB family protein: MTVAGVAMVVLVAAGVVAWRVTTAQRTDPLRPAADGIGVLFTDLPAQLRRPAQVADLPTDRAVGQGVLIYHAKVDASSYDPTDRTFDQNDVYLVTRSGGHFRLGRTPEVTGPLNLSLSPDGRWLGAKRDGRWRVRDLSGTTEHEVADGYELWRWSTDARSLLLFTSEAEGRVFATMALPGGDVRLLNVRTSPVGIEVAFIAGRELAVFDANPLVDPSATQQAKINLKDVLTGASRTLPVVGPGQLRPGEAFGPIFVPWHAGGSPPTIWMEVGRPDLVPTDSPEGPLVVPSVALLGVDVTSGAPTARIEMPSTDADGRQRCLGVVDDGVVLQRWTASSTELVVVDPRSGTRRVVTTFPETVTVLVPGALV; this comes from the coding sequence GTGACTGTGGCGGGCGTGGCGATGGTCGTGTTGGTGGCGGCGGGCGTGGTCGCGTGGCGCGTCACGACCGCGCAGCGGACGGACCCGCTGCGGCCCGCCGCCGACGGGATCGGGGTGTTGTTCACCGATCTGCCGGCTCAACTCCGGCGGCCGGCTCAGGTGGCGGACCTGCCGACCGATCGGGCGGTGGGACAGGGCGTGCTGATCTACCACGCGAAGGTCGACGCCAGCAGCTACGACCCGACCGACCGTACGTTCGACCAGAACGACGTCTACCTGGTGACCCGGTCAGGTGGGCACTTCCGCCTCGGGCGCACCCCGGAAGTTACCGGCCCGTTGAACCTGTCGCTGTCACCTGATGGGCGCTGGCTGGGTGCCAAGCGCGACGGTCGATGGCGGGTACGGGATCTGTCCGGCACGACGGAGCACGAGGTCGCGGACGGATACGAACTGTGGCGCTGGTCCACCGATGCCCGCTCGTTGCTGCTGTTCACGTCGGAGGCGGAGGGGCGGGTCTTCGCGACCATGGCACTACCCGGCGGCGACGTACGCCTGCTCAACGTGCGTACGTCTCCGGTCGGCATCGAGGTGGCGTTCATCGCCGGCCGGGAACTGGCGGTGTTCGACGCGAATCCGTTGGTGGATCCATCCGCGACCCAGCAGGCGAAGATCAACCTGAAGGACGTGCTCACGGGTGCGTCCCGGACGCTGCCAGTGGTTGGACCTGGCCAGCTGAGGCCGGGTGAGGCATTCGGCCCGATCTTCGTACCGTGGCACGCGGGCGGGAGCCCGCCGACCATCTGGATGGAGGTCGGCCGACCCGACCTGGTGCCCACCGACAGCCCGGAAGGCCCGCTGGTGGTGCCTTCCGTGGCGCTGCTGGGCGTCGACGTGACGTCGGGCGCTCCCACTGCCAGGATCGAGATGCCCTCCACCGATGCGGATGGCCGGCAGCGCTGTCTGGGCGTGGTGGACGACGGCGTTGTCCTGCAGCGTTGGACCGCGAGCAGCACCGAGCTGGTCGTCGTGGACCCGCGGAGCGGCACCCGTCGCGTCGTGACGACGTTCCCCGAGACGGTGACCGTTCTCGTTCCCGGCGCGTTGGTGTAG
- a CDS encoding RNA polymerase sigma-70 factor — protein MSGNGRLDPAVDAFVTHRNLLFTVAYEMLGSAADAEDVLQETWLRWADADLATVRDSRAYLVRITTRQSLNRLRAVGRRKESYVGSWLPEPLLTTPDVADDVELAESVSMAMLLVLETLASTERAVFVLREVFDLAYDEIAEAVDKSPAAVRQIAHRARAHVAARRPRGTVSPADTRLALAAFQRAVETGDVQGLLDVLAPDVVLLGDGGGIKQALLRPVVGAGKVARLLASRKVRAAAMSLQPAQVNGYPALVLQLDGEIDTVVALRIDDGRITGLYAVRNPEKLSHMQRETALRR, from the coding sequence ATGAGTGGGAACGGCCGCCTGGACCCCGCTGTCGACGCATTCGTCACCCACCGAAACCTGCTCTTCACCGTCGCCTACGAGATGCTCGGCTCGGCCGCCGACGCCGAGGACGTCCTCCAGGAGACCTGGCTGCGGTGGGCGGACGCGGATCTCGCGACAGTTCGGGATTCGCGCGCGTACCTGGTCCGGATCACCACCCGCCAGTCGCTCAACCGGCTGCGGGCGGTCGGCCGGCGCAAGGAGTCCTACGTCGGCTCCTGGTTGCCCGAGCCGTTGCTGACCACACCGGACGTCGCCGACGACGTCGAGCTCGCCGAGAGTGTCTCGATGGCGATGCTGCTGGTGCTCGAGACGCTCGCGTCAACCGAGCGGGCGGTGTTCGTACTGCGTGAGGTCTTTGATCTGGCCTACGACGAGATCGCCGAAGCAGTCGACAAGAGTCCAGCGGCGGTCCGTCAGATCGCCCACCGGGCGCGCGCACACGTCGCCGCGCGTCGGCCCCGCGGGACGGTTTCTCCGGCCGACACCCGACTCGCGCTCGCGGCGTTCCAGCGGGCGGTCGAGACCGGCGACGTACAGGGTCTGCTCGACGTCCTCGCGCCGGATGTCGTGCTCCTCGGCGATGGTGGCGGGATCAAACAGGCGCTGCTGCGGCCCGTCGTGGGGGCCGGCAAGGTGGCCCGCCTCCTGGCCAGCAGGAAGGTCAGGGCCGCTGCCATGTCGCTGCAGCCAGCCCAGGTCAACGGCTACCCGGCGCTGGTGCTCCAGCTCGACGGCGAGATCGACACGGTCGTGGCGCTACGCATCGACGACGGCCGCATCACGGGGCTCTACGCCGTGCGTAATCCCGAGAAGTTGTCGCACATGCAGCGTGAGACGGCCCTGCGCCGTTGA
- a CDS encoding ABC transporter substrate-binding protein — MTDPETARHRRRSIVRLGAAAAALALVAPLAACGADDAGGPPTINLYYPPEQNLQKVVDDCNAQAQGRYRIAYRVLPRQADDQRVQMVRRLAAEDSGMDLLGLDVTWTQEFASADWIREWTGQDKTEVEQGTLAGPLDTARYEDKLYAAPKNTNVQLLWYRKDLVPQPPTTWDQMISAAQQLKEQGKPYQVLTMGAQYEGLVVLYNTLAESAGGKILNDDGTKAVMDEGTVRALDQLKRFATSGVTSPSFTNATEDPVRLEFQSGSGAFQVNWPFVYPALQEANPDLAKQVGWARIPGVDENTPSKVTIGGVNLAVSSYSKHPEMSFEAGRCIRSAEHQKFSAINDGVPPTIEAVYDEPEMTEAYPMKDTILEELKDPATRPLTPAYQSISTVMSAILSPPSAIRPQQTADELRKAIADALQSKGVLP; from the coding sequence ATGACAGACCCCGAAACGGCTCGACACCGGCGTCGGTCGATTGTTCGGCTTGGCGCGGCGGCCGCCGCGCTGGCGCTGGTCGCACCGCTGGCCGCGTGCGGAGCGGACGACGCGGGTGGCCCACCGACGATCAACCTGTACTACCCGCCCGAGCAGAATCTGCAGAAGGTCGTCGACGACTGCAACGCACAGGCACAGGGGCGGTACCGGATCGCCTACCGGGTGCTGCCCCGACAGGCCGACGACCAGCGGGTGCAGATGGTGCGCCGGCTCGCCGCCGAGGACAGCGGGATGGACCTGCTCGGCCTGGACGTCACCTGGACCCAGGAGTTCGCCAGCGCCGACTGGATCCGCGAGTGGACCGGCCAGGACAAGACGGAGGTCGAGCAGGGCACGCTCGCCGGACCGCTGGACACCGCCCGCTACGAGGACAAGCTGTACGCGGCGCCGAAGAACACCAACGTGCAGCTGCTCTGGTACCGCAAGGACCTGGTGCCCCAACCGCCGACGACCTGGGACCAGATGATCAGTGCGGCCCAGCAGCTCAAGGAGCAGGGCAAGCCGTACCAGGTACTCACCATGGGCGCCCAGTACGAGGGTCTTGTCGTCCTCTACAACACCCTGGCCGAGAGCGCCGGTGGAAAGATCCTCAACGACGACGGCACGAAGGCCGTGATGGACGAGGGCACGGTGCGGGCGCTGGACCAGTTGAAGCGCTTCGCCACGTCGGGCGTGACCTCGCCGTCGTTCACCAACGCCACCGAGGACCCGGTCCGGCTGGAGTTCCAGTCCGGCTCGGGCGCGTTCCAGGTGAACTGGCCGTTCGTCTACCCGGCCCTGCAGGAGGCGAACCCTGACCTCGCCAAGCAGGTCGGCTGGGCCCGGATTCCCGGCGTCGACGAGAACACCCCCAGCAAGGTCACCATCGGCGGGGTCAACCTGGCCGTCAGCTCCTACTCCAAGCACCCGGAGATGTCCTTCGAGGCGGGCCGGTGCATCCGCAGCGCCGAGCACCAGAAGTTCTCCGCCATCAACGACGGCGTGCCGCCCACCATCGAGGCCGTCTACGACGAGCCGGAGATGACTGAGGCGTACCCGATGAAGGACACCATCCTGGAGGAGCTGAAGGACCCGGCGACCCGTCCCCTGACCCCCGCCTACCAGAGCATCTCCACAGTGATGTCGGCGATCCTTTCGCCGCCGTCGGCGATCCGTCCGCAGCAGACCGCGGACGAGTTGCGCAAGGCCATCGCCGACGCACTCCAGTCGAAGGGGGTCCTGCCGTGA